The DNA sequence AACGATTATATTAATTGGAAGTCGTACAACTGTCACTGGGTGTCGGTGTCAAGGAGTTCCCGATCCCAGGCAATTGCACATATATGACTCACACGCGAGATTTCGAGGACCTACTCGAGTTAGAGAACGTCATCGGCGTAGAGTACGACGAAACGAACGACCGCATCGTCGCCTTCGTGACCGAGAAGGTGCCCGAGTCGGAGCTCGACTCGAATCACGTTATCCAGCGCAACGTCGACCGCGACAGCGACGTGGAAGCAATCGGCGAAATCGGTCCCCTCGGCGGCGGACCGGTCCCCGACGCCCAAGGCGCGCGAAAGAACCGCCACCGTCCAGTCGAAGGCGGCGTGAGTGAAGCGAACGCGAACGTGAGCGCCGGAACCGCCGGAATGTATCCGGTGGAGGTCGTCGATACGTCGGTTGGCGAGTGGGCCGTGAGCGTCTCGGAGGGCGACCGCGTCCGACTGAGTAACAATCACGTCTACGCGCGGTCGAACGCGGCCGAACTCGGCGAGTCGATACTGCAACCCTCTCCGTACGACGGCGGGACCGCAGAGGACGCGGTGGGGGAAGTAGTCGGCTACGTCCCACTCGGAGACGGCGCGTCCGTGGACGTGGCGGCACGGTCCGTCGATAGTGACCGGGAGTCCGACGAGTACCACGACCTCGGCGGCCGGTATCCGACTAGCGTTCGGCGCTCGGGGCTGGGCGACCTGAAGGGCGACACCGTGGTCAAGACCGGCCGGACCACCGGCGTCTCGACCGGTGAGGTGAAAGCCACGTCGGCGAGCGTCAGAGTCCAGTACGGGGACGACCTCGGAGCAGTGACGCTTCGGGACCTGGTGGTCACGTCTGACATCTCGGACGGCGGCGACAGCGGGTCTCCGGTGTTTCTCAAAGCCTCGGGCGAACTCCTCGGCGAGGTGTTCGCCGGGTCCGACAGCGTCTCGGTTCTCTGCAAGGCGGCCAACGTTGAGTCGAATCTGGGCGTCAAGTTCGTGACGGGGACCGACGACGACCAGTACGTCGAGTCGTTCGACACGACGGTCGGCGTCCAGATGGAGCAACACGACCTCTCGCTCGAAGAGCTGAGCGGCGACAAACCGAAGGCCGGCGAGACTATCGATGCGAGCGCCACCGTCTCCGGGAACTACGACGGTAAGTGCTGGCTCGAAGTACAGGGAGACCGCTACACGTTCGAACTTACGGCCTCCGAAGGCGGTGGACGCTACACGGCAGACGTCGCCGTGTCGGTGACGGCACCTGACGAGTATCGGGGGTCGTTCGACGTACGCATCGCCGGTGGCTACGTCGAACAGTCGTGACGGGCACGGTCGTCCCGCATCGCCGAACGTGCCAGCGCAGCGGCCGTGACCAAACGAAGAAGTGATTTAGACAATGGATAACATCGGGCCAATCGGAATCACCAAACTCCTCGGCGTCGTGGCGACCGTTCTCAGCACCATCGGCGGATTCGTCTACTGGCTCGCACGTAGCTCTGTGGGTCTGGCCACTAAGTCCTACGTCGAGAATCAGTTGACGGAGGAGATAGACCCCCTAGAACGGCGGGTCGAGAACGCGTTAGACCACGCGCGGCAGAACGAGGACGAACTCGAACAACTGAAGAGCCTCATCGAAGGGGGTAACAACCAGTTCGATCAGGGGATGATGGACTTCCTCGACGAGAACATCGAGCGGACGAACGAGATAAAAGGCGAACTCGACGAACTTCGCCAGCGCATCACGACGCTCAAGTACGACGACCGGACCGGCAATCCCTCCAACGACGAGCGGTGACGCCGTGAAACTGCCTGACACCGCGTAGTTGTTGATTTTATATACTAATCCGGGCGGGACGGTGATAGCCAACGCTACCACCTGTTGGTAGCAAATCGAACGGTGAAAACGGTGGCGCTAGCACCGACAGGCACCGATCAGGAGAGTACACTACTAACTACTCGACCCTTCGTTCGTCCGCTACTCCACTTGTGGGTTCGAATTCACTTCGTTTCTCTGGGCTCACCTCCATCCGTAAACACGAAGTATCTCTCTCCGCCTGTAAGCTTGAGTACCGACCGCTCTATACGCAGAGAATCGACCGAGTACCGGTCGCTCCGTGGATAGAGTCCCGACTTTCTGCCGTGATTCGGCACTCTTCTCGACCGGGAGTGCTGCCAGGGGGCTGATGGTCGTGAGCTGCCACCAGGTGGTAGCAGTTTATTCGGCAGCGTCGCCATCAGTTCCCCATCCTTTCGGCGGCCGATACCAGCGGGTCCGGCTTCCAGACGAGCAGGCGGTGGTAGCCCTCGCGGCACTTGTCCTTCCGAACCCGTCGCGGCGAGTCCTCGGCGAAGTCGGCCACTTTCGAGAACACCCGTTCGACCTCGCTCGTACTGAACGTCCGGTCGAAGCGCGCCTCCAGATAGGGTCTCACATCCGGGGCGAGGAAGACGAGACGGCGGCCATTACCGTCGCTGACAAGCGATCCCCAGTCAGTGGCGTAAATCAGTAGCGCTCGAGCGCGCTCGTGAACCGGATAGACCCGGTCCACGACGTTGTCCGGACCGCAGCGAACAAGCCGAATCAGTTTGTCGCCCGACACGGTGACGTCGTCTACCTCGGCGTCGAGTTCGTCTTCGAGGTGGGTCACGCGCTTCTCTATCAGGGCGTCGCTCCTGCTTCGGGTCTTCTGCTCGGCGACGAGGCTGTCACGGAGTTCCGAGACCTCCTCGCGGAGGTCGGTCTTGGCGTTTTGGACGATTTGGGTGCGCTGTATCTGCTCGTCGCGGATGGCCGTCTCCCGGGCCTCGCGTTCGGCCGCGAGTTCGTCTTCGAGCGCGTCGATGCGTACGTCCTTCTGGGCGACTGCCGCTTCGAGTCGCTCGACTCGGTCCGCGAGGTCCGCGACTGCGGCCTCTATATCGGACCCGGAACGGAGCGAGTTCTGCTCGGCAGTGCGTGCGTCTGATTCGATGTGCTGTACGTCCTCGTCGGAGTCGGCTACGTCGTCGGTCGTACTCATAACTTCAACCGGCAATCGGTGTGTCGCTTGTTGTCCGCGTCGCGTACTTCTCGTGGGGGTCTCTCGACTCATGCGTCGTTCCCACGGATTAGTGCGTCATCCCTTCCTAGTTCGATACGACGTCTCGGATGAAGGGAACGCGTCGTAGTGGTGGCTGATGATGCGTCCTGTCCTGCGTTGCTCGCGCCATCCACACCTTTCGGCGACACTCGTATAAGGATTAACCAACAGTGGAGTGAAAGTGAAAATGAACCCCCGAAACGGCGTTTCTTGGTTAACGGACCTGACAGAGCTACTCACGAGAGTACTATAACCTAAATTGTACAGAACGTGGTGAAAGTAAAACGTCCGTTCTCACCGAACGTATTAGGGACGACAGAATCGAACCAGACCGACGTGAGATGCGGCAAGACTGTCGAAAATGGACCGGACGGAATCGGTCCTTGCTCCGCACCATCAGCCACCACGCTTGTGAAATACGGAGCATTTTCACGCTCAAATTCTACCAACATAATGGTGTTGGTGACCTCGAAGTACGAGACACAGGACGGAGACGAGACACCTGAAGAACTTCCCGACGAGGACTTTCCCGAACTCCCACCGGGCCGCAACGGTAACAGTGCGGTCTCTATCAACTCCGGCCCGTAGGTGCCACTCGTCATCTTCTTTCGTGTCTTGCTCCGCGGTAGGAAACGATTCTTACGTGAGACGGTCGCCGAGATACGTTTACTGGTCACGCCCTCCTCGTGGTCTCACTCCCTTCTACCCTACTCGGGTATATCTGGAACACGTGACCTAGATTATATAAATCAACAGTTTGAAACATAGCTCCACAATCACAGAACCGGCTACAGAGACTGGTCTCTGAACTTTTTAACACAACATGCGACAGTTCACGATTCGCCACTACGGCACTGAACCCCATCGCGACGTTAGAATCGTAGCGCAGAATGTACTGCGGACGACACAGCGCGAGGTAGAAACGGTAGAGGTTATGGGAATCTACTCGCTGCTCTCTGAGTACGTCGACTCTGAGGCGGTAGACGTCCTCGTCGAGGCGGGCGCGACAGTCGACGATGATACGCTCCGAGGTGACCTCACTGCGACGCCAGCGGTGCAGAATGCTGTCGTGGCACTATTATCTGACTCGTTGTTAGTCGCGGAGTTCCGAGATAAAAAAGGGGACCCAGTATTTGCACGAGTGGACAGCGACGCCGACTCGGTATACCTCGACGTCCCGGAGTATCGACGCCTCGATGACGCAGCGTCGCCCGACCAACTCGCACGACTGTTCCCGGTCAGTAGTGAGTGCGATGCGATTCGTGCGGAGAACGGAACGAATCCGGCATCTGGGACGGACCTGACGGAATACGCTATGTATGGGGAGGAATCAAATCGGGCCTCGGCGGTCTCCTCGCTGTGGAGCGATCTCTTGCGGCTGAATCGATTGCCGTCCTCGGTCTCACTCTGTGGACTCACTGCGGTACTCCGACAGACAGCTCCTGATGCACTGGAGGCGCTACAATTAGCAGGAGCGACGCAAGACGAGATCGTCATCTCCGGAGAGGTCACTGCCTCACAGGACATACTCCAAGCGTTGCAAGCTGCGTGGGGGGACGGCATCCACTACGTCCGTTGTCGTGACGAGCGAGGTGACCCCCTGGTACTTCGGGACGGTCCTCGCTCCGATTACCTATATCTCACAGCAGCAGAGCGAGAGCAACTCGGTGCGTGGGCCGCGGAGACAGTTCGACCTTCGAACCGTTGGCAGATGTGAGAACAGCGGTACGTCGACATAGAGAGGGACATCCGGCCCTGTTGCGGTTCTCGTCTTCAGGCACCTACCGTGGCACTATTAATCGCGATTCGGGTTGGACGAGACTCCTGAATCGGACAATCCGAGTCTCGACGCCGACCGCCCGCTCCCGCCTGTCGAGGTGTCCGTCGCCGTCGCTGTCGCTCTTCTTCGGAGAGGTTTCGTACAGCCACTCTTGACGGTTGGTCAGCCCATCGTCGTCAGTATCGTACTTGACTGGTTGCTACCGACCGTCTTGGTGTACAGTACGAATTTCGCGAATTCCCCCGCCCCTATTATCTATTTTATTTTCCTCCGCTAAGCCAACTCAGTTTGTTTCAGCAACCGATTTTGACCCTTCGATTCAGAATTTCGCCAGATTCGTTTGTAGGCTTGTAAGCACGCGAAGAATGTGAGGCGGGGAAGCTGAAACGGTGCATAGGACGGATGGAAACACCCTGCTACGAGAACTCCGGAACCACTTCCTCTTGGAAGAACTCGATGGCCGCCTCCTGATTCGGACCGGTCTGCTGGAAGTAGACGTGGTCGAAACCGGCGTCGACGTACTTCTGCACCTTGTCGATGTATGGTTGCGGGTCAGGACCGGTGACGACCGCCTCCGCGATGTCGTCTTCGGTGACGTTCTGGACGGTGTCCTCGAAGTGTTTCGGCGTCGGGAGTTCCTGTCCGCCGCCCTTGAGACCCGCGTTCGGCCACCACTCGTGGGCGTTCGTCACGCCCTCCTCGTCAGACTCGGCGTAACTCACCATCATCCCGCCGTACTTGGGTCCCGCTCCCCCGCCCTCCTCGAACCGATTCACCAGTTCCTCCTTGGGCGAGGTGGCGACGTAGCCGTCGCCGATTCGGCCCGCCGCCTTCGCGGCCTTCGGCCCCAATCCGGACACGTGTATCGGCGGGCGTTCGTCGGGAAGCGTGAACACCTGCGCGTTCTCCACGGTGTAGTGGTCGCCGTGATGGGTGACCATCTCGCCGGACCAGAGGTCTCGAATTACGCCGACGGCTTCTTCGAGCATCTCCAGTCGGACGCTGTGGGGCGGCCACCGGTCGCCCAGAATGTGTTCGTTAAGTCGTTCCCCGGTTCCGACGCCGAGGAAGAATCGCCCGTCCATCTGGACCTGCGCGGTGGCCGCCGCCTGCGCGACGATTGCCGGATGGACTCGCATCGTCGGACAGGTGACCGCGGTACCCAGTTCCAACTCCTCGGTCCGTTCTGATATTGCGCCGATGGTCCCCCAGACGAACGGACTGTTACCCTGCTTGCGTATCCACGGGTGGTAGTGGTCCGAGACGACGGCGAAATCGAAACTCGCGTCCTCGGCGCGGCGGGCGTACTCGGTCAGTTCCTCCGGGCCGTGCGTCTCGCTTGCGAGGTTGATACCGAACTCGGTCATGTGGTCTCACACTCGAATTGCATCACTCGCTTTGGGGAGGAGTGTATCCCTCCACTCGGGTCTGTTCCCACCGTTCGAGTCGGTCGGTGCGTCCCGGAACGCCCCGTCCGGGGAACTCCTCGCCGCCCCAGATAGAAATCCAGAGGTCCTGATTCGAGAGGTAGAGCGCGCCCGCGGTGTCGAACGAGTCGTCGGTGACCCGCCACTTGTCGGTCTCGGTGTCGTACTCTACTTCCGCGTTGTAGACCGCGGCCTGTCCGTACTCGCCCTCCGCGTCCGGGGAGAGCGGGAGCGGGTACTCACCCTCTGGTCGGTAGGCTTGCCACCGGGTCGAGCGCTGGAGTCGCCCGCGATTGAAGGTGTTGTTGAAGTGGGTCGCGAACTTTTGCTTCACGCCGTCGAGACCGAGGACGGCGTCGGCGGCGTTGAGTCCGCCGGTGATATCGCCGGCGTGTCGCGGCGTGACCGTGTACGTGGTCGCGCCTCGTTCGGTCGCGAACGTCCCGGCCGCCTCGTCCCACAACTCCTCGAGCAGGTACGACAGCGCGGACTCCGCGGCGTCGCTCCGTCCGACCCCGTCGATTTGGGACGCCCACAGCAGGCCCTGCCCGACGACGCCCTGCGTCGCGGCCTGATGGGACGAATCAGTCTCGACACGGCCGTCCCCAGCGAGGTTCGACTCGACGACGTCGGCGAGGTCGTTCGCGTAGTCACTCGCTTTGGTCTCCATCTCCGCGTTCCCGGCGTGGGTCCCGTACCACCCGGTCGCCCCGAGCATCACCCCGAGGTCGCGCGCGGTGCCAGCGTCCAGAATCCGCTCCGGCGGATACTCCTCGAACGTCGCGTCCGCCATGCGGTCGGTCAGTCGCCGTATCTCGCCGACCTCG is a window from the Halorussus sp. MSC15.2 genome containing:
- a CDS encoding S46 family peptidase, with amino-acid sequence MTHTRDFEDLLELENVIGVEYDETNDRIVAFVTEKVPESELDSNHVIQRNVDRDSDVEAIGEIGPLGGGPVPDAQGARKNRHRPVEGGVSEANANVSAGTAGMYPVEVVDTSVGEWAVSVSEGDRVRLSNNHVYARSNAAELGESILQPSPYDGGTAEDAVGEVVGYVPLGDGASVDVAARSVDSDRESDEYHDLGGRYPTSVRRSGLGDLKGDTVVKTGRTTGVSTGEVKATSASVRVQYGDDLGAVTLRDLVVTSDISDGGDSGSPVFLKASGELLGEVFAGSDSVSVLCKAANVESNLGVKFVTGTDDDQYVESFDTTVGVQMEQHDLSLEELSGDKPKAGETIDASATVSGNYDGKCWLEVQGDRYTFELTASEGGGRYTADVAVSVTAPDEYRGSFDVRIAGGYVEQS
- a CDS encoding TIGR03557 family F420-dependent LLM class oxidoreductase — encoded protein: MTEFGINLASETHGPEELTEYARRAEDASFDFAVVSDHYHPWIRKQGNSPFVWGTIGAISERTEELELGTAVTCPTMRVHPAIVAQAAATAQVQMDGRFFLGVGTGERLNEHILGDRWPPHSVRLEMLEEAVGVIRDLWSGEMVTHHGDHYTVENAQVFTLPDERPPIHVSGLGPKAAKAAGRIGDGYVATSPKEELVNRFEEGGGAGPKYGGMMVSYAESDEEGVTNAHEWWPNAGLKGGGQELPTPKHFEDTVQNVTEDDIAEAVVTGPDPQPYIDKVQKYVDAGFDHVYFQQTGPNQEAAIEFFQEEVVPEFS